Proteins from one Paenibacillus amylolyticus genomic window:
- a CDS encoding peptidoglycan DD-metalloendopeptidase family protein, with amino-acid sequence MKGFRGIRQPGKDRVHEQSGEHRTAEDKNNMSMSTFSVNKKRVLASRKWIITAACGVFIAASLGFAGKQYVAANTVPYYKVMVKGSEIGTIADEAQLQQLFTDKTEEYQNKYPDAEMVLNTDGITTETVRAYKPEVNSDETLDKLGDMLTAYAKGVELKVDGEVIGIVKDQATADAILEQVQSKYISASTVRSSLKTKSVSANSSKKDEGPSTTLKSVGIKEDVATDVVKADPNKIWDVSEAVKALTVGKDAPVTYVVREGDTISSIAAKYEITQSEIRQHNPGIKETSLQIGDELTLTVPKPAITVKSVEQVVEQIEIKPQVEVRKSAELKAGTTKVVRPGQSGLKSMQYRITKENGEVIQEEWLGQEVIKAAVTEVVLSGTKVVGEGTGEFAWPVSNATMSSSFGQRWGRQHKGVDLVGNRDVKASDEGVITFAGQKSGYGNVIIINHRNGYETLYGHLNSIGVKVGQVVEKGESIGVMGNTGRSTGTHLHFEIIKNGTVENPLTYLN; translated from the coding sequence ATGAAAGGTTTCAGAGGCATACGCCAACCGGGCAAAGACCGGGTACACGAACAATCCGGGGAACACCGGACGGCCGAAGACAAAAACAACATGAGCATGTCCACCTTCAGTGTGAATAAGAAGCGCGTTCTGGCCTCGCGCAAATGGATCATTACCGCAGCATGTGGTGTATTCATCGCAGCATCGCTCGGGTTCGCAGGCAAACAGTATGTTGCTGCAAACACGGTGCCGTATTATAAAGTAATGGTTAAAGGTAGCGAGATTGGTACCATTGCAGATGAAGCACAATTACAACAACTATTTACAGACAAAACCGAGGAATATCAAAATAAATATCCGGATGCAGAAATGGTGCTGAATACGGATGGCATCACAACCGAAACGGTAAGAGCGTACAAACCTGAAGTGAACAGTGACGAGACGCTGGACAAACTGGGTGACATGCTGACAGCCTACGCCAAAGGGGTAGAGCTCAAGGTAGACGGTGAAGTCATTGGTATTGTGAAGGATCAGGCAACAGCTGATGCAATCCTGGAACAAGTGCAAAGCAAATACATATCGGCATCGACTGTGCGAAGTTCGCTGAAGACGAAGTCGGTATCGGCTAATTCCTCGAAGAAAGACGAGGGACCAAGTACAACCCTGAAGTCGGTAGGCATCAAGGAAGATGTAGCGACGGATGTGGTGAAGGCTGATCCAAACAAAATATGGGATGTGTCCGAGGCGGTTAAAGCATTAACCGTTGGTAAAGACGCGCCTGTAACTTATGTGGTTCGCGAAGGAGATACAATCTCTTCGATCGCTGCCAAGTATGAAATTACACAAAGTGAGATTCGCCAGCATAATCCGGGCATCAAGGAAACGTCGCTTCAAATCGGAGACGAACTGACACTGACCGTTCCGAAACCGGCGATAACCGTTAAATCGGTGGAGCAGGTTGTTGAGCAGATTGAGATCAAACCGCAAGTGGAAGTGCGCAAAAGTGCGGAGTTGAAAGCAGGTACCACAAAAGTCGTGCGCCCGGGACAGAGCGGGTTGAAAAGCATGCAATATCGTATTACCAAAGAAAATGGTGAAGTGATTCAGGAAGAGTGGCTTGGTCAGGAAGTGATTAAAGCAGCTGTAACTGAAGTGGTCCTTAGCGGAACCAAAGTTGTAGGTGAGGGTACAGGTGAATTTGCTTGGCCGGTATCCAATGCAACGATGAGCAGCAGCTTTGGACAACGTTGGGGTCGCCAGCACAAAGGTGTCGATCTGGTAGGTAACCGCGATGTGAAAGCGTCTGACGAGGGTGTAATTACTTTTGCAGGACAGAAAAGCGGTTATGGTAATGTCATCATTATTAACCACCGTAACGGATACGAAACACTCTACGGACATTTGAACAGCATTGGCGTTAAGGTTGGACAAGTGGTTGAAAAAGGTGAAAGTATCGGCGTTATGGGCAATACGGGTCGTTCGACCGGAACACATCTGCATTTTGAGATTATTAAGAATGGAACGGTAGAAAATCCGTTAACGTATCTGAACTAA
- a CDS encoding adenylosuccinate synthase produces the protein MSTVVVVGTQWGDEGKGKITDYLAESADVVARYQGGNNAGHTILIDNKKYKLTMIPSGIFYTDKACVIGNGMVINPKALIEEINYIHDNDFTTKNLSISERAHIILPYHMVLDALEEESKGPNKIGTTGKGIGPCYMDKSARIGIRMVDLLDAEEFELKLRHLVKEKNRVIEQVYGGQPVDVEEILRDYLGYAEILRPYVRDTSVVLNDYIDEDKKVLFEGAQGVMLDLDQGTYPFVTSSNPSAGGVCIGSGVGPARIQQVIGVAKAYTTRVGDGPFPTELHDAIGDQIRETGHEYGTVTGRPRRVGWFDSVVVRHARRVSGITGLSLNSLDVMTGLETVKICTGYKFRGEIITHYPASLKMLAECEAVYEEMPGWSEDITGAKKLEDLPVNTQNYVKRVSELTGIPIAIFSVGRNREQTNQVLPIYE, from the coding sequence ATGTCAACGGTAGTTGTAGTGGGAACGCAATGGGGAGACGAAGGAAAAGGTAAAATTACGGATTATTTGGCGGAGAGCGCTGATGTGGTGGCTCGTTATCAAGGTGGTAACAATGCGGGTCATACGATTCTGATTGATAACAAAAAATATAAACTGACGATGATTCCATCAGGGATTTTCTACACGGATAAAGCGTGTGTTATTGGTAACGGAATGGTTATCAATCCTAAGGCACTCATCGAAGAAATTAATTATATTCATGACAATGATTTTACAACAAAGAACCTGTCCATCAGTGAGCGTGCACATATCATCCTGCCATATCACATGGTACTGGATGCACTGGAAGAAGAGAGCAAAGGCCCGAACAAAATTGGTACGACAGGTAAAGGAATTGGCCCTTGTTACATGGACAAATCAGCTCGTATTGGTATTCGGATGGTGGACCTTCTGGATGCAGAAGAGTTCGAACTGAAATTGCGTCATCTGGTGAAAGAAAAAAACCGTGTTATCGAGCAAGTGTACGGTGGCCAGCCTGTTGATGTTGAAGAGATTCTGCGGGATTACCTCGGATATGCGGAGATTCTGCGTCCTTACGTACGTGATACATCCGTTGTTCTTAATGATTATATTGATGAAGACAAAAAAGTGCTGTTTGAAGGTGCACAAGGCGTTATGTTGGATCTTGATCAAGGAACTTATCCATTTGTTACATCATCCAATCCGTCCGCTGGTGGCGTATGTATCGGTTCTGGCGTAGGCCCGGCTCGGATCCAGCAAGTTATTGGGGTAGCCAAAGCCTACACAACTCGTGTCGGAGATGGCCCATTCCCTACGGAATTGCATGATGCGATCGGCGACCAGATTCGTGAGACGGGACATGAGTACGGTACGGTAACTGGACGTCCACGTCGTGTCGGTTGGTTTGATAGTGTTGTGGTTCGCCACGCACGTCGGGTCAGCGGAATTACAGGTCTTTCCCTGAATTCTCTGGATGTAATGACAGGTCTGGAAACTGTAAAAATCTGCACAGGATACAAATTCCGCGGCGAGATCATCACGCACTATCCGGCAAGCCTCAAAATGCTGGCTGAATGTGAAGCGGTATACGAAGAGATGCCAGGCTGGAGTGAAGATATCACTGGAGCGAAGAAGCTTGAAGACCTGCCAGTGAACACGCAAAATTATGTAAAACGTGTTTCCGAACTGACAGGCATTCCAATTGCCATCTTCTCCGTTGGTCGTAACCGTGAGCAAACGAATCAAGTTCTTCCAATCTACGAGTAA
- the walK gene encoding cell wall metabolism sensor histidine kinase WalK: protein MGRFARFSFFRTIQAKLIIIYVLLILIAMQLIGVYFVSAMKNSLTSNFTEDLQARAEMLSVLVGETMAGGEAEAGEDKTENLRVLVNNLFNINGAEIQVLDASGKVLTTSLSSHSDYVGRKNTQTVVSRALQGIRDNEEYIVDEDNVRKKVVAKPVLSGGKIIGAVYIAASMNELYSTMEGINKIFISGILIALVLTAVLGVILSHTITQPIKEVTRRATAVAEGNFDQQTPVFGTDEIGQLSRAFNYMTSRLRDALSQNEEEKEKLTSILTNMSDGVVATDEYGKVILVNRRASSILGMHPTDIEGRHFAILLGIDPEDAEALASGFTGSTLLQIAPAGQEEPVVIRMTFTPVHRRERGITGTIAVLQDVTEQEELEASRREFVANVSHELRTPLTTIKSYAEALDDGALEDPQLAGRFVGVIQNETERMIRLVTDLLHLSRLDSKEALLRKQPTDILEMLEEVTDRFSFQMHQKDIQPVLSVENDIPAVPLDRDQIDQVLDNVVSNALKYTLEGGTITIAARRSDEHTLAISVSDTGMGIPQRDLDRIFERFYRVDKARSRSMGGTGLGLSIAREIVKAHDGSISLESEVDVGTTVTFTLPMREEGGAP from the coding sequence ATGGGACGATTCGCGCGGTTCTCGTTCTTCCGAACGATTCAGGCGAAATTGATCATTATCTATGTACTGCTGATTCTGATTGCGATGCAATTGATCGGTGTTTATTTTGTGAGCGCGATGAAGAACTCGTTGACGAGCAACTTTACGGAAGATTTGCAAGCCCGTGCGGAGATGCTGTCGGTTCTCGTGGGCGAGACGATGGCGGGCGGAGAAGCAGAGGCTGGCGAGGACAAAACGGAAAATCTGCGTGTGCTGGTGAACAACCTGTTCAACATTAACGGTGCCGAGATTCAAGTGCTGGATGCCAGCGGCAAGGTTCTCACGACCTCGCTAAGTTCTCATTCGGATTATGTGGGGCGCAAAAACACCCAAACCGTCGTCAGCCGTGCGCTGCAAGGCATCCGGGACAATGAGGAATATATCGTGGACGAGGATAATGTTCGCAAAAAAGTCGTCGCCAAGCCGGTGCTGTCTGGCGGCAAGATCATTGGCGCGGTCTACATCGCGGCATCCATGAATGAGCTGTATTCCACGATGGAGGGAATCAACAAAATCTTCATCTCCGGTATCCTGATTGCCTTGGTGTTAACGGCGGTGCTTGGCGTGATCCTGTCTCATACGATTACGCAACCGATTAAAGAAGTCACCCGGAGAGCGACAGCGGTCGCAGAAGGTAACTTTGATCAACAGACCCCTGTATTCGGCACGGATGAGATTGGTCAGCTCAGTCGGGCTTTTAATTACATGACCAGCCGGCTTCGCGATGCACTCTCGCAGAATGAAGAGGAGAAGGAGAAACTGACCTCCATTCTGACCAATATGAGTGATGGTGTGGTGGCTACGGATGAGTACGGTAAAGTCATTCTTGTAAACCGCCGTGCCAGCAGCATTCTGGGTATGCATCCAACGGATATTGAAGGAAGACACTTTGCCATATTACTCGGCATTGATCCGGAGGATGCGGAAGCCCTTGCGAGTGGGTTCACAGGTTCAACGTTGCTGCAGATTGCACCCGCAGGACAAGAAGAACCTGTGGTCATCCGGATGACATTCACGCCGGTTCATCGGCGTGAACGGGGGATTACGGGAACCATTGCCGTACTTCAGGACGTTACCGAGCAGGAAGAGCTTGAGGCATCCCGGCGTGAATTCGTCGCGAATGTATCCCACGAACTGCGTACACCACTGACTACGATCAAGAGTTACGCGGAAGCGCTGGATGACGGTGCACTGGAAGACCCGCAGCTTGCTGGTCGTTTCGTTGGTGTTATTCAGAACGAGACGGAGCGAATGATCAGGCTCGTTACGGACTTGCTACACTTGTCGCGGCTTGATTCCAAAGAGGCTTTGCTGCGGAAACAGCCAACCGACATTCTGGAAATGCTGGAGGAAGTGACGGATCGATTCTCGTTCCAGATGCATCAGAAGGATATTCAGCCTGTGCTGTCTGTGGAGAATGATATTCCGGCTGTTCCACTGGATCGTGATCAGATTGATCAGGTGCTGGATAATGTCGTTTCCAATGCGCTGAAATATACGTTGGAAGGCGGCACCATTACGATTGCGGCTAGACGCAGTGATGAACACACACTTGCCATCTCGGTATCGGATACCGGTATGGGGATTCCACAGCGTGATCTGGATCGCATTTTTGAGCGATTTTATCGGGTGGACAAGGCTCGTTCCCGCAGTATGGGAGGTACAGGGCTTGGACTGTCCATTGCCCGGGAAATTGTGAAGGCACATGATGGCAGCATCTCTCTGGAGTCTGAAGTAGACGTGGGCACAACAGTAACGTTCACG